One stretch of Bosea vaviloviae DNA includes these proteins:
- a CDS encoding TIM-barrel domain-containing protein, translated as MKALTQGRYIGRDGEAALFDVGLGNTIAVRILEGDIGRVTLKPQDGYRLDRGWSIAPGGLEPSYEGRPRDDLSGFANPTASITEGEGRVVLSVGGLSAEITLEPFGIAWRREGEEAPFLRDRPTQAYLTSPRTGAVAHYMARDYHERHYGLGDKAGPLDRTGRRFAIDAVDPCGFDAELSDPLYKMLPFFIVDGPQGAHGVFYDNLATGSVDLGCTLDNYHGLFRSWRGDDGDLDYYVLAGPTVPAVTRRFSWLTGGQAFAPRWSFGFGVTSMAIADAPDADARISDFIGKCETHRIPCDSFHFGSGYTQIGHRRYAFNWNRDKFPDPAATMARLKQAGLQPVANLKPCLLDDHPRLQEALDQDILVKDGKTGEPAVAQFWDGLGFHIDFTNPAGRAWWRNGIETALLDYGFSTVWNDNNEYEIWDEDALCHGDGRPFRQALARPAHALLMTKLSYEAQAAREPGKRQYSVTRGGGAGIARYSQTWSGDNETAWKTLRYNLTQGLNMSLSGLFSIGHDVGGFHGPTPGPELFVRFNEFCALWPRMVMNSWNDDGVVNLPWMYPQVIPQVRESIGLRYRLMPYLYTQMWRASRDNEPAVRPLFYDFPDDPAVRSIDDAFMLGPDILVAPVLEEGATQREVSLPSHPGGWYDWHGGQYYPGGGVVSVEAPLGRLPVFVRAGAIIPVGDAERLSPVRELLAFGADKDARGELYEDDGETTGWRDGSGLLRSFSLKDGVLSVRSEGQYRPGLDTIPVRNMGKAQP; from the coding sequence CCGCGCGACGATCTGTCGGGTTTCGCGAACCCGACGGCGAGCATCACGGAGGGCGAGGGTAGGGTGGTGCTGTCAGTCGGCGGCCTTTCCGCTGAGATCACGCTCGAGCCCTTCGGCATCGCCTGGCGCCGCGAGGGCGAGGAGGCCCCGTTCCTGCGCGACCGACCGACCCAGGCCTATCTCACCTCGCCGCGTACCGGCGCTGTCGCGCATTATATGGCGCGGGATTATCACGAGCGGCATTATGGCCTTGGCGACAAGGCAGGCCCGCTCGACCGCACCGGCCGACGCTTCGCCATCGATGCCGTCGACCCTTGCGGCTTCGACGCCGAGCTGAGCGATCCGCTCTACAAGATGCTGCCCTTCTTCATCGTTGACGGCCCGCAGGGCGCCCATGGCGTGTTCTACGACAACCTCGCCACCGGCTCGGTCGATCTCGGCTGCACGCTCGACAATTATCACGGCCTGTTCCGCTCCTGGCGCGGCGACGATGGCGACCTCGACTATTACGTCCTGGCTGGCCCGACCGTGCCTGCGGTGACGCGCCGCTTCTCCTGGCTCACCGGCGGGCAGGCCTTTGCGCCGCGCTGGTCCTTCGGCTTCGGCGTGACGTCCATGGCGATCGCCGATGCGCCCGATGCCGATGCCCGCATCAGCGATTTCATCGGCAAATGCGAGACACACCGCATTCCCTGCGACAGCTTCCATTTCGGCTCGGGCTACACGCAGATTGGCCATCGCCGCTACGCCTTCAATTGGAACCGCGACAAATTCCCCGATCCCGCCGCGACGATGGCGCGGCTGAAACAGGCGGGCCTGCAGCCGGTCGCCAATCTAAAACCCTGCCTGCTTGACGACCATCCACGGCTCCAGGAGGCGCTGGACCAGGACATCCTGGTGAAGGACGGCAAGACCGGGGAGCCGGCGGTCGCGCAATTCTGGGATGGCCTCGGCTTCCACATCGACTTCACCAATCCCGCTGGCCGGGCCTGGTGGCGCAACGGCATCGAGACTGCACTGCTCGACTACGGCTTCAGCACCGTCTGGAACGACAACAACGAATACGAGATCTGGGATGAGGACGCGCTCTGCCATGGCGATGGCCGCCCGTTCCGGCAGGCCCTGGCGCGCCCGGCCCATGCGCTGCTGATGACCAAGCTTTCCTATGAGGCGCAAGCCGCGCGGGAACCCGGCAAGCGGCAATATTCGGTCACGCGCGGCGGCGGCGCCGGTATTGCCCGCTACAGCCAGACCTGGTCCGGCGACAACGAGACCGCCTGGAAAACCCTGCGCTACAACCTCACCCAGGGGCTCAATATGAGCCTGTCGGGCCTGTTCAGCATCGGCCATGATGTCGGCGGCTTCCACGGGCCGACGCCCGGTCCCGAGCTCTTCGTGCGCTTCAACGAGTTCTGCGCGCTCTGGCCGCGCATGGTGATGAATTCCTGGAACGATGACGGCGTCGTCAACCTGCCCTGGATGTATCCGCAGGTGATCCCGCAGGTGCGCGAGTCAATCGGCCTGCGCTACCGGCTGATGCCCTATCTCTATACCCAGATGTGGCGCGCCAGCCGCGACAATGAGCCCGCAGTACGCCCGCTCTTCTACGATTTCCCCGATGATCCGGCGGTGCGCAGCATCGATGACGCCTTCATGCTCGGCCCCGACATCCTGGTTGCGCCGGTGCTGGAGGAGGGCGCGACACAGCGCGAGGTCAGCCTGCCCAGCCATCCCGGCGGCTGGTATGACTGGCATGGCGGCCAGTATTACCCCGGTGGCGGCGTGGTCAGCGTCGAAGCGCCGCTCGGGCGCCTGCCGGTCTTCGTCCGTGCCGGAGCCATTATCCCGGTCGGCGATGCCGAGCGGTTGAGCCCGGTGCGGGAACTGCTTGCCTTCGGTGCGGATAAGGATGCGCGCGGCGAGCTTTACGAGGATGATGGCGAGACCACCGGCTGGCGCGACGGCAGCGGCCTGCTCAGGAGCTTCTCGCTCAAGGACGGCGTCCTATCGGTCCGCAGCGAGGGCCAGTATCGCCCCGGCCTCGACACGATCCCCGTCAGGAACATGGGCAAGGCACAGCCTTAG
- a CDS encoding lysine N(6)-hydroxylase/L-ornithine N(5)-oxygenase family protein → MTNHPLDLAGIGIGPFNLSLAAHLDAVEGVEALFFERRNAFDWHPGMMLPDVTLQTSFLKDLVSATHPSSPWSFLSFLVAKKRFYDFMNADFAAIPRREFAQYLSWAAQGLPTLRFGAGIDEVDFDGRNFILRSGKREQRARNIALGVGLKPALPAFANRLREDDHFHSSQARFRLGACAGKRVAVIGGGQSGAEILLHLLNQTDNAPSHVAWISQRPNFLPLDETPFTNELFTPPYVASFRDLPEPRRHATVEREKLAGDGVSSETLTAIYRRLYVLRHLEPSGPEVELLPHRDVVNAEPREGGYQLIMRNGMDGMMGIGHAEIVILATGYRYELPDCLAPLTGRIVIDRTGRPVPDADFAVAWDGPSANRIFALNAGLISHGIAEPQLSLMAWRGAVIANALLGRRQFDVEVPNSMVNWRSQMHTDARLDTARSNGRLFSP, encoded by the coding sequence ATGACAAACCACCCGCTCGACCTGGCCGGCATCGGCATCGGGCCGTTCAACCTCAGCCTCGCGGCGCATCTCGACGCGGTCGAAGGCGTCGAGGCGCTGTTCTTCGAGCGCCGCAACGCGTTCGATTGGCATCCCGGCATGATGCTGCCGGACGTGACGCTGCAGACCTCCTTCCTCAAGGATCTGGTGAGCGCCACCCATCCCTCGAGCCCCTGGAGCTTCCTCTCCTTCCTGGTGGCGAAGAAGCGCTTCTACGATTTCATGAACGCGGATTTTGCTGCAATTCCGCGGCGCGAATTCGCGCAATATCTCAGCTGGGCGGCACAGGGGCTGCCGACCCTGCGTTTCGGCGCCGGCATCGACGAGGTCGATTTCGATGGCCGCAACTTCATCCTGCGCAGCGGCAAGCGGGAGCAGCGCGCTCGCAACATCGCGCTCGGTGTCGGGCTGAAGCCGGCCTTGCCGGCCTTCGCCAACCGGCTGAGGGAGGATGACCATTTCCATTCCTCACAGGCGCGGTTCCGGCTGGGGGCCTGCGCCGGCAAGCGCGTGGCGGTCATCGGCGGCGGCCAGAGCGGCGCCGAAATCCTGCTGCACTTGCTGAACCAGACTGACAATGCGCCGAGCCATGTCGCCTGGATCAGCCAGCGTCCCAATTTCCTGCCGCTCGACGAGACGCCCTTCACCAACGAGCTCTTCACACCACCTTATGTCGCAAGCTTCCGCGATCTCCCGGAGCCGCGTCGCCACGCCACCGTGGAGCGCGAGAAGCTCGCCGGTGACGGGGTGTCGAGCGAGACGCTCACCGCCATCTATCGCCGTCTCTACGTATTGCGGCATCTGGAGCCATCTGGCCCGGAGGTCGAGCTCCTGCCGCATCGCGATGTCGTCAACGCCGAGCCGAGAGAGGGCGGCTACCAGCTCATCATGCGCAACGGCATGGACGGGATGATGGGGATCGGCCATGCGGAGATCGTCATTCTCGCGACCGGCTACCGCTACGAGCTGCCCGACTGTCTCGCCCCGCTGACTGGGCGCATCGTCATCGATCGCACGGGACGCCCCGTGCCTGACGCGGACTTCGCCGTCGCCTGGGACGGCCCAAGCGCGAACCGGATCTTTGCCCTGAATGCGGGCCTGATCAGCCATGGTATCGCCGAACCGCAGCTCAGCCTGATGGCCTGGCGCGGCGCGGTGATCGCCAATGCGCTGCTCGGCCGGCGCCAGTTCGATGTCGAGGTGCCGAATTCCATGGTGAACTGGCGCAGTCAGATGCACACAGACGCTCGCCTGGACACGGCGCGCTCGAATGGGCGGCTGTTCTCACCTTGA